A genomic window from Gossypium hirsutum isolate 1008001.06 chromosome D12, Gossypium_hirsutum_v2.1, whole genome shotgun sequence includes:
- the LOC107945780 gene encoding paired amphipathic helix protein Sin3-like 2 isoform X5 — protein sequence MKRLRDDIYSGSQFKRPFGSSKAEFNGQNQIPGGGGERGSGGGAVGGEGEVAVQKLTTNDALSYLKEVKEMFQDQKEKYDIFLEVMKDFKAQRTDTVGVIARVKELFRGHNNLIYGFNTFLPKGYEITLDEEEVPLKKTVEFDEAISFVNKIKKRFQNDEHVYKSFLDILNMYRKEHKDIDEVYREVASLFVGHPDLLEEFARFLPDASAAPLTQQVPNGRNSTHRYNERSSATPTLRHIQMDKQSRRERIITSHADRDLSVGRPDLEDDKAMVKMQKEQRKRVEKEIRDRRTRDQDDPEHENNRDFNMQHFPDKKRTGRKIEGFASYDEKDTSKSFSIQTSGMCNQGIVFCEKVKERLCSSDDYQVFLKCLNIYSNGIIKRNDLQNLVTDLLGKYPDLMIEFNRFLERCENTDGLLAGVISKKSLSGNASRLFKSEEKDKEQKRETDSAKEKERYREKYMDKSIQELDLSNCQRCTPSYRLLPDDYPIPIASQRSELGAQVLNDHWVSVTSGSEDYSFKHMRRNQYEESLFRCEDDRFELDMLLESVSSTSKHVEDLLNSINENEISLESPFCVEDHFTVLNLRCIERLYGDHGLDVMEILRKTPALALPVILTRLKQKQEEWTKCRLDFNKVWAEIYSRNHYKSLDHRSFYFKQQDSKNLSAKSLVAEIKELKEKNQKEDDVLVASVAGHRQPLAPHLEYDYLDVSIHEDLYKLIEYSCEEICSTREELNKVMRLWTSFLEMMLGVPPRPSGREVTDDAGKAQSPAVNCTASSIAESDGNPRAVAAVRSGQQKATSDGDGNSFPELTNSCRNGLTNEETRVEERSDHVYSDDSKLEKEIKFIADKRPVINKLATGLGTIAIEAENNHIGNSVEGASGSGATASRPSISASVDHEPEANADLAHSLEGGDVTKHGLVAANGVPTDGSNASRYHESAGPSRTDKEEGELSPNGDFEEDNFVSYGDNGVKAASKSNHGGETRQYQSGNRKKLHYEDAGGENDADDDNSENALEAGDDASGSESAGDECSHGEEEEVECDEVDGKAESEGEAEGTADTHVGGDGAFLSVPERFLFTVKPLAKHVPVLLPKEARNSCCIFYANDDFYVLFRLHQILYERILSAKTNSTGSEIKWKIPTEATPTELYARFMSELYSLLDGSADNAKFEDECRAIIGNQSYVLFTLDNFKLSQQMIWILSFSSCLSMKNPGNMGRQWILFIMRMHVSSFTKRMFID from the exons ATGAAGCGACTAAGAGATGATATATATTCTGGTTCCCAATTTAAACGTCCCTTTGGTTCTTCAAAAGCTGAATT CAATGGGCAAAACCAGATTCCAGGTGGAGGTGGAGAACGGGGAAGTGGAGGTGGAGCAGTGGGAGGGGAAGGGGAAGTTGCGGTGCAGAAACTGACTACAAATGATGCCTTATCGTATCTAAAGGAAGTCAAGGAGATGTTTCAGGATCAAAAGGAGAAGTACGACATTTTCCTTGAAGTCATGAAGGATTTCAAGGCTCAAAG GACTGACACAGTTGGTGTCATTGCCCGAGTAAAGGAATTATTCCGAGGGCATAACAACTTGATTTACGGATTTAATACCTTTCTGCCAAAGGGATATGAAATAACCCTTGATGAGGAAGAGGTTCCACTAAAAAAGACTGTTGAATTTGATGAAGCAATCAGTTTTGTAAACAAAATAAAG AAACGTTTCCAAAATGACGAGCATGTTTATAAGTCATTCCTGGATATCTTGAATATGTACCGGAAGGAGCACAAGGACATAGATGAGGTCTACAGAGAG GTTGCTTCTCTTTTCGTGGGCCATCCAGATCTGCTTGAGGAGTTCGCTAGATTTTTACCCGATGCTTCAGCAGCACCTTTGACTCAACAAGTACCAAATGGTCGAAACTCAACTCATCGTTATAACGAGCGAAGCTCTGCAACACCCACCTTGCGGCATATACAAATGGACAAG caaaGTCGGAGGGAGAGGATTATTACTTCCCATGCTGATCGGGATCTCAGTGTTGGTCGTCCAGACCTGGAAGATGACAAAGCTATGGTGAAAATGCAAAAGGAGCAGAGAAAGCGCGTGGAAAAGGAAATTAGGGATCGGAGAACTCGTGATCAGGATGACCCTGAGCATGAAAACAATAGGGATTTTAACATGCAGCATTTTCCTGATAAAAAAAGAACTGGAAGGAAGATTGAAGGATTTGCTTCTTATGATGAAAAGGATACTTCAAAAA GTTTTTCTATTCAAACCTCAGGCATGTGCAACCAAGGGATCGTATTCTGTGAGAAAGTTAAGGAAAGGCTATGCAGCTCAGATGACTACCAAGTGTTCTTAAAGTGCCTTAATATTTACAGCAACGGAATAATCAAACGAAATGATTTGcaaaatttg GTGACTGATTTACTTGGCAAGTATCCTGATCTTATGATTGAGTTCAACCGGTTCTTGGAGCGTTGTGAGAACACTG ATGGGCTCCTGGCTGGTGTCATTAGTAAAA AATCACTTAGTGGTAATGCATCAAGGCTATTCAAGTCAGAGGAAAAAGATAAAGAGCAGAAACGGGAAACAGACAGCGCTAAGGAAAAGGAGAGATACAGGGAGAAGTACATGGACAAATCAATACAAGAGCTTGACCTTTCTAACTGCCAACGTTGTACTCCAAGCTATCGGCTTCTGCCTGATGAT TATCCGATACCTATAGCAAGTCAGAGATCAGAACTTGGTGCTCAAGTGCTGAATGATCATTGGGTGTCCGTTACTTCAGGAAGTGAGGATTATTCTTTTAAGCACATGCGCCGAAATCAGTATGAAGAGAGTTTGTTCAGATGCGAGGACGATAG ATTTGAGCTGGATATGTTGTTAGAATCTGTTAGTTCAACTTCCAAGCATGTCGAGGATTTGCTGAACAGCATTAATGAAAATGAAATCAGTTTGGAGTCTCCATTTTGTGTAGAAGACCACTTTACTG TTCTAAATTTAAGGTGCATTGAGCGTTTATATGGTGACCATGGTCTCGATGTAATGGAAATATTACGTAAAACTCCTGCTCTTGCTTTACCTGTCATTTTAACTCGCTTGAAGCAGAAGCAAGAAGAGTGGACAAAGTGCCGTTTAGATTTTAACAAGGTTTGGGCTGAAATTTATTCGAGAAACCATTACAAATCACTTGATCACCGCAGTTTCTATTTCAAGCAGCAGGATTCAAAGAACTTGAGTGCAAAAT CTTTAGTGGCTGAAATCAAGGAGTTGAAAGAGAAGAACCAGAAAGAGGATGATGTTCTTGTGGCTAGCGTTGCTGGTCACAGACAACCCCTAGCTCCGCACCTTGAATATGACTATTTGGATGTCAGCATTCATGAAGACCTATATAAACTTATAGAATATTCATGTGAAGAGATTTGCTCAACCAGAGAAGAGCTAAATAAAGTCATGAGGTTATGGACCAGTTTCTTGGAGATGATGTTGGGTGTTCCTCCTCGACCTAGTGGCAGAGAGGTTACTGATGATGCTGGTAAAGCTCAAAGTCCTGCTGTAAACTGCACTGCATCAAGCATTGCTGAAAGTGATGGAAATCCCAGAGCTGTTGCTGCTGTTAGATCTGGGCAACAGAAGGCCACTAGTGATGGGGATGGGAACAGTTTTCCAGAACTAACTAATTCTTGCAGAAATGGCTTGACAAATGAGGAAACTAGAGTGGAAGAACGCTCAGATCATGTCTATAGCGATGATTCGAAGCTAGAGAAAGAGATCAAATTTATAGCTGATAAAAGGCCTGTAATTAACAAGCTTGCAACTGGACTTGGCACCATTGCAATTGAAGCAGAAAATAATCACATTGGAAACAGTGTTGAAGGGGCATCAG GGTCTGGTGCAACAGCATCTAGACCTAGCATTTCTGCCAGTGTGGATCATGAACCTGAAGCTAATGCTGATCTAGCACATTCATTAGAG GGTGGTGATGTAACAAAACATGGTTTAGTAGCAGCAAACGGAGTGCCTACTGATGGATCCAATGCGAGTAGATACCATGAATCTGCTGGTCCATCGAGAACTGATAAAGAAGAAGGTGAATTATCACCCAATGGTGATTTTGAGGAGGATAATTTTGTTTCTTATGGTGATAATGGTGTAAAGGCAGCTTCAAAGTCAAATCATGGTGGTGAAACCAGACAGTACCAGTCTGGAAACAGGAAAAAGTTGCATTACGAGGATGCTGGAGGAGAAAATGATGCTGATGATGACAATAGTGAAAATGCCTTGGAGGCCGGTGATGATGCATCAGGAAGTGAGTCTGCAGGTGATGAGTGCTCTCATGGAGAGGAGGAAGAGGTAGAATGCGATGAAGTTGATGGTAAAGCCGAGAGTGAAGGGGAAGCTGAAGGGACGGCCGATACACATGTGGGAGGAGATGGCGCTTTCTTGTCAGTTCCGGAACGGTTTCTTTTTACGGTGAAGCCTCTTGCAAAGCACGTACCTGTTCTTTTACCCAAAGAAGCTAGAAACAGTTGTTGCATTTTTTATGCAAATGATGATTTCTATGTTCTTTTCAGACTTCATCAA ATCCTGTATGAAAGAATACTGTCTGCGAAAACAAATTCAACAGGTTCTGAAATAAAGTGGAAAATTCCAACAGAGGCGACTCCTACAGAATTATATGCCAG ATTTATGAGTGAACTGTACAGTCTGCTTGATGGATCTGCTGATAATGCTAAGTTTGAAGACGAATGTCGAGCTATAATAGGAAACCAATCATATGTGTTATTCACATTGGACAA CTTCAAGCTGTCTCAGCAGATGATATGGATACTAAGCTTCTCCAGTTGTTTGAGTATGAAAAATCCCGGAAACATGGGAAGACAATGGATTCTGTTTATTATGAGAATGCACGTGTCCTCCTTCACGAAGAGAATGTTTATCGATTGA